A stretch of the Actinoalloteichus fjordicus genome encodes the following:
- a CDS encoding peptidoglycan recognition protein family protein, with amino-acid sequence MTTFVSRASWGARAPRNVSNNITPQNGGVTVHYVGSGNVARPDHSQCAAQVRGIQNGHMDGNGWADIAYTHLVCVHDYVFHGRGPNVRTAANGTNPGNQNWYGVCALIGDADTVPAGLTAGIRSAIANLRSVGNAANGINGHRDHLATSCPGSRLYALVQDGSLNPGGGGGPSPAPAWPGVYFRYPPVTTHSSVRTWQQQMLNRGWSLAVDGAYGAGSREVCLAFQREKGLGADGVVGPATWAAAWTAPLTRVEALTRQTLAASS; translated from the coding sequence ATGACGACCTTCGTGAGCCGAGCGAGCTGGGGAGCCAGAGCGCCCAGGAACGTCTCGAACAACATCACGCCGCAGAACGGCGGGGTGACCGTGCATTACGTGGGCAGTGGCAACGTCGCCCGTCCCGATCATTCGCAGTGCGCGGCGCAGGTCCGGGGAATTCAGAACGGCCACATGGACGGCAACGGCTGGGCCGACATCGCCTACACGCATCTCGTCTGTGTCCACGATTACGTCTTCCACGGCCGAGGTCCGAACGTCCGGACGGCGGCCAATGGAACCAATCCCGGAAATCAGAACTGGTATGGGGTGTGCGCTCTCATCGGAGATGCGGACACCGTTCCCGCCGGGCTGACCGCGGGCATCAGATCGGCCATCGCCAACCTCCGCAGTGTGGGCAACGCCGCGAACGGCATCAACGGCCACCGTGACCACCTGGCCACCTCCTGTCCGGGCAGCAGGCTGTACGCGCTGGTCCAGGACGGCTCGCTGAATCCGGGTGGTGGCGGCGGCCCGTCGCCCGCGCCCGCCTGGCCCGGCGTCTACTTCCGCTATCCGCCGGTGACGACGCACAGCAGCGTGCGTACCTGGCAGCAGCAGATGCTCAATCGGGGCTGGTCGCTAGCCGTGGACGGCGCATACGGGGCCGGTTCGCGGGAGGTCTGTCTCGCCTTCCAGCGGGAGAAGGGCCTCGGCGCCGACGGCGTGGTGGGTCCCGCGACCTGGGCGGCCGCCTGGACCGCACCGCTCACCCGTGTCGAGGCTCTCACTCGGCAGACGCTCGCCGCGAGCAGCTAG
- a CDS encoding TetR/AcrR family transcriptional regulator: protein MPRPVDPALRRARRLQIIDAGLTAFAEHGVGATTAQICRIAGIGSGTFFHHFPTKDSLLLAILELGAEETRAFFATRASDVAPRRTLLDYVTHAVADLTDPRAAAFIPVVGAAAMRPEIAAALQVEEDTIRTSLRGVVAEAQRQADVRTDLTADRLAVWIMLLIDGFAARVAGGGFDAVAETPLLIKQVEMLLDGAAFAPDMRPRSR, encoded by the coding sequence GTGCCCCGTCCTGTCGATCCAGCGCTCCGGCGAGCCCGTCGGCTCCAGATCATCGACGCGGGCCTGACGGCGTTCGCCGAACACGGGGTCGGAGCCACCACCGCCCAGATCTGCCGGATCGCGGGGATCGGGTCGGGCACCTTCTTTCACCATTTCCCCACCAAGGACTCACTTCTGCTGGCGATCCTGGAACTCGGCGCTGAGGAGACCCGCGCGTTCTTCGCCACGCGGGCGTCCGACGTCGCCCCGCGTCGGACGCTGCTCGACTACGTCACACACGCCGTCGCCGACCTGACCGACCCACGGGCCGCGGCCTTCATTCCCGTCGTCGGTGCCGCGGCGATGCGCCCGGAGATCGCGGCAGCGCTGCAGGTCGAGGAGGACACCATCCGGACCTCGCTCAGGGGTGTCGTGGCTGAGGCCCAGCGGCAGGCTGACGTCCGGACCGACCTCACGGCGGACCGGCTCGCTGTCTGGATCATGCTGTTGATCGACGGCTTCGCCGCACGGGTGGCGGGCGGCGGCTTCGACGCGGTCGCGGAGACGCCCTTGCTCATCAAGCAGGTCGAGATGCTGCTCGACGGTGCCGCATTCGCACCTGACATGCGGCCTCGTTCCCGTTGA